Proteins from one Romboutsia sp. CE17 genomic window:
- a CDS encoding sensor histidine kinase, protein MDVKVMFLSNIEVKSFIIKYIGLFLVSLMLSLGVSFLSVNIIKNKVVENNQALIGNIISENPNMESNIVSIITQGNSKENLELGKEILEKYNYDNRISLRNEPIITSSIKSLFNLNALLIFVIFVMIFALVIYYLKKIYNDIKDMTDYVYNSSEGRNFEMNNKNQEGQIGLLKTELLKMTTVLKEKVELLNKEKIFLNDTISDISHQLRTPMTSLIILNDLMYEDIPKETKIEFLDKIKSQLKRMEWLIKSMLKLSKLEAKVIDFKNEKVNINELIKRSLQPNLIPIELKNIDLSINGDKNIYYIGDINWSTEALVNVIKNCVEHTPKGGKLQINYDQNPLYSEIVIKDSGEGIDKNDLPNIFKRFYKGKSSTKEDSVGIGLAMAKSIIESQNGDIYVKSEKNKGAEFHIILHKTYGD, encoded by the coding sequence ATGGATGTGAAAGTAATGTTTCTATCTAATATAGAGGTTAAAAGTTTCATAATAAAATATATAGGATTATTTTTAGTTTCATTAATGCTATCTCTAGGTGTTAGCTTTCTTAGTGTGAATATAATTAAAAATAAGGTAGTAGAGAATAATCAAGCTTTAATAGGAAATATAATATCTGAAAATCCTAATATGGAAAGTAATATAGTTAGTATAATAACTCAAGGTAACTCTAAAGAAAATTTAGAATTAGGTAAAGAAATATTAGAAAAATATAATTATGATAATCGTATAAGTCTAAGAAATGAACCAATTATAACATCCAGTATTAAATCATTATTTAACTTAAATGCTTTATTAATATTTGTAATTTTTGTTATGATATTTGCTTTAGTTATATATTATTTAAAAAAAATATACAATGATATAAAAGATATGACAGATTATGTGTACAATAGCTCAGAAGGTAGAAATTTTGAGATGAATAATAAAAATCAAGAAGGTCAAATAGGTCTACTTAAGACTGAGTTACTGAAAATGACTACTGTCCTTAAGGAAAAAGTAGAATTATTAAATAAAGAAAAAATATTTTTAAATGATACGATATCAGATATATCACATCAGCTAAGAACACCTATGACTTCTCTTATAATACTTAATGATTTAATGTATGAAGATATTCCAAAAGAAACTAAAATTGAGTTTTTAGACAAAATTAAATCACAATTAAAAAGAATGGAATGGTTAATAAAAAGCATGTTAAAGCTTTCAAAATTGGAGGCAAAGGTTATTGATTTTAAAAATGAAAAAGTAAATATAAATGAATTGATAAAAAGGTCTCTTCAACCAAATTTAATCCCAATAGAACTTAAAAATATAGATCTAAGTATAAATGGAGATAAAAATATTTATTATATTGGAGATATAAATTGGTCAACAGAAGCCTTGGTAAATGTAATTAAAAATTGTGTAGAGCATACTCCAAAAGGTGGAAAGTTACAAATTAACTATGATCAAAATCCTTTATATTCAGAAATAGTTATAAAAGATAGTGGAGAAGGTATTGATAAAAATGACTTGCCAAATATATTTAAAAGATTTTATAAAGGTAAAAGTAGTACAAAAGAAGATAGTGTTGGAATAGGACTAGCAATGGCTAAATCTATAATAGAAAGTCAAAATGGTGATATCTATGTGAAAAGTGAAAAAAATAAGGGTGCAGAGTTTCATATAATCTTACATAAAACTTACGGTGACTAA
- a CDS encoding ABC transporter ATP-binding protein: MEIVKVENLTKSYGNGEAKVDALKNVNLSIHKGEFVAIVGPSGSGKSTLLHLLGGVDSPTSGKVYINDVDIYSLKEKDLSIFRRRNVGLIYQFYNLIPVLSAKENILLPSELDNRKVEKDYLEDLLKTLGLNGRENHLPNELSGGQQQRTSIGRALINRPAIILADEPTGNLDSKNSKEVLELLKLSVKKYNQTLIMITHDANIALQADRVITIEDGIIKQDEVI, translated from the coding sequence ATGGAAATAGTAAAAGTAGAAAATCTAACTAAAAGTTATGGCAATGGTGAAGCTAAAGTAGATGCTTTAAAAAACGTAAATTTATCAATACATAAAGGTGAGTTTGTTGCAATAGTAGGACCTAGTGGAAGTGGAAAAAGTACATTGCTACATTTATTAGGAGGTGTAGATAGCCCTACAAGTGGTAAAGTGTACATTAATGATGTAGACATATATTCTTTAAAAGAAAAAGATTTATCTATATTTAGAAGAAGAAATGTAGGTTTAATATATCAATTCTATAACTTAATACCTGTACTTAGTGCTAAAGAAAATATATTATTACCTTCAGAATTAGATAATAGAAAAGTAGAAAAAGATTATTTAGAAGATCTACTAAAAACTTTAGGGTTAAATGGAAGAGAAAATCATCTTCCAAACGAACTAAGTGGAGGACAGCAACAAAGAACTTCTATAGGTAGGGCACTTATAAATAGACCAGCAATAATTCTTGCTGATGAGCCTACTGGAAACTTAGACAGTAAAAACTCTAAGGAGGTTTTAGAATTACTGAAATTATCCGTTAAAAAGTACAATCAAACTTTAATAATGATAACACACGATGCTAATATTGCACTACAAGCAGATAGAGTAATAACTATAGAAGATGGAATTATAAAGCAAGATGAGGTGATATAA
- a CDS encoding response regulator transcription factor — protein MKRVLLVEDDSTIAFGVKYALEQEGFNIDICKDLESARKIINENDYNIILLDVMLPDGSGYKLCEEIRENKDIPIIFLTACDEEVNVVMGLDIGGDDYITKPFRVRELISRINAVLRRRVNSNESKKILKFGSLSIHTLEARVYKNGEEIFLTSVEYKLLLILIKNKNTVLSRAQILEKLWDVTYDFVNDNTLTVYIKRLREKIEDDSSEPKYILTVRGLGYKWNGCESNVSI, from the coding sequence ATGAAAAGAGTTCTTTTAGTAGAAGATGACAGCACAATTGCTTTTGGTGTGAAGTATGCACTAGAACAAGAAGGGTTTAATATAGATATATGTAAAGATTTAGAAAGTGCAAGAAAAATAATTAATGAAAATGATTATAATATTATTCTTTTAGATGTTATGCTTCCAGATGGTAGTGGGTATAAGTTATGTGAAGAAATAAGAGAAAATAAAGATATACCGATAATTTTTCTAACTGCATGTGACGAAGAAGTAAATGTTGTTATGGGTTTAGATATAGGAGGAGATGACTATATTACTAAGCCATTTAGAGTTAGAGAGCTTATTTCAAGAATAAATGCAGTTCTTAGAAGAAGAGTAAATAGTAATGAAAGTAAAAAAATACTAAAGTTTGGTAGCTTAAGCATACATACTCTAGAAGCAAGAGTATATAAAAATGGAGAAGAGATTTTCTTAACTTCGGTAGAATATAAATTATTATTAATCTTAATAAAAAATAAAAATACAGTATTAAGTAGAGCTCAAATACTGGAAAAACTATGGGATGTTACATATGATTTTGTTAATGATAATACTCTTACAGTATATATAAAGCGACTTAGAGAAAAGATAGAAGATGATTCAAGTGAACCAAAATATATACTTACAGTTAGAGGGTTAGGATATAAGTGGAATGGATGTGAAAGTAATGTTTCTATCTAA